A segment of the Lolium perenne isolate Kyuss_39 chromosome 3, Kyuss_2.0, whole genome shotgun sequence genome:
CTCAGCCGGCCGGAGATGGCGACGATGAGGCGTCGGAGTAGATCCTAGTTGTAGAAGTAGGTTTTTTGGCGTTTTGCCGGTGTTTAGGAGTAGAGCTTCTGGATCTCTGGCCAGGATCTGGAGCTTCTGGTGGTGGGTCGACGGCGGTGAGCTCCAACGGCGGGAGCAGCTGCAGTGTGCTTTCTTCTCCAGCATCTCCATCAATAAAGAGCTTTGTAGTTGTTTCTTTCTTTGCAGGTGTTCGACGGTTGACTTGCTCCTCCTGGCTGGCCGTGGTGGCAGGGGAGAGGAGCGCGGCAACGAAGATTACAGCAAGGTTTGTTCCCCGGCCGGCCACGGTGGCGAGGGGGGAACTACTTTGCTGTCTCCTGTGAAGAGCGGAGCGGATAGGGTTCGCTGGTGTCACCTGATCAAGTGCTGCGCTGCCCGATCTCTTTCTCTGTccggccatggaggcgaggggAGAAGAAGGGGTGGTGCGGAGCTTTCGAATGAACGACGCCAGCTCTATCTCCGGTGGTTCCTGTTTAAACGCAAACACACAGCTGCCGTCATGGCCGCTGTGATCTGCAGCCGACGAGACGGCTGTCTCTTTGCCTTCAAGATGGAGGCATCTTCCTGTTCCTACTGGAGCTCGACGCCACCTTGCAGCCAAGTGATTCGTTCCCGTCGGCGAGGAGGTTGCCAGTGGGGGTGGTTTCTCGCCGGACGGAAGAGTTTTAACACCTTCTCTCCATTCCTTGGTGGCGACGCTTTGAGGATGCCGGCGAGCATCGACGGTGGTGCTccaggacctgattgcttttctaTATTTTGTTCTAGGGTgtgttttgtaaagttgcaggcctTATCTTTAAATTCTAGGTTCATTAGGGCAAGTATTGTAAAGGACCTGTATGCAAATTGTACCCGTCACGTGTCACGACAATAAAATACCACCTCttgttttttaaaaaaaaaaccagAAGAAAGAATTTTTTTTAGCGGAAGATCAGAAGAAAGTGGGCTAGTCGAGTTGCTAGCCAGTCGTGGCCCATATGGCGTAACTGTACTTGGTGGCTTTGTTATGCCATGTTGTGAACAGTGAACGGTCCATCGAGTGACCCAACTGGACTATTACTGGACTACTCTCTGTTATGAAACCCAGCACACATGCTAGCGGTACCCGTAGAAAAAAAAGACAGATCGCCCATGCTCCCGCGGTGATGTGTCCAGCGCGTGGAGCGAAGATCCTGTGAGTCGTGCGGGGCGATCCTATTGATAGAAACTCAAACCATTTTTCAGGTTCAGGTTTCTCCCTCCTCATCCGTCGAAACAACTATCCTTATTTTTATTGGCCCGTCCAAGAAATTCAATCATGTCACGACTATTTGAAAATGAGTGCGATGGTGCATTTTTCCCATTTGGTTTTCCCACTAATTTTCGGTGCCAATTAGTAGGAGTACGGTATCTAGCACTTTCAGATGTAATATACATTACCTTTGACTCTCTAAAGACTGCACAAATTTTTTTGGACAACTAAAAGCGTTCCTGCTATATGTAAAGTTAATTGTTATCACTCCATTCTATAATATTATCTGTTTTACCGCTAAAAAGGCTTATACCGTGGAACGGAAGTAGTATGTGTTTCGATACCAAGTTGCTTTGGTACATGTTGCTTTGGTGGACCAACCCAGTGCCTCCACTTCATCCCGTAACATTTGTTCGTAAGAAAACTTCCCGTAGGTCTAGTATTATTATGGTACTACAGCGCATAACAGTCTTCCTAGATGTACATGTTACTACATCGCATAATGGTCTTTTTTCTTAGATGCGAATGTGTGTGCCCTTTGTGGTACTTGCAGAACCATGGAGCGctcggcaaaaaaaaaaaaggacagATTCAGGCTAATCCTGCATTTGATATGCCGCTAAATTTTCACAAGTCGTCTGTTTGTTCTCCCAAGAATTTGTAAATATTTTGCCCAAGTAACAAAAACAAACATAACTGATGATTCCAATATTTAGCGAGCTGGCCAAACTGCTGTAGCATACCCATTGGTTATAGAATCCGGTCATGGCTCAAGCACATCAGTTCATCAAATGGTCCGAACAACTTCAGCACGAGCCGCTAGTACATGGCGACCGTTTAACCCGCATCATAGTTAAGGAGCACAAATTGATCTTAATTATACACGGAGAGAAACTTCTGCGACCTACAAGATCCATGTTAACCACTAGGACACACTGCTGCATAAATAAACGTCTTCCTCCATTTGTTAGGGCGCCCAAATTATATAAAACCACTACAGAGCTCAAATAGCCTTCAATGCCATCTTAATCCTTGCCGATTTTCATAACTTACAACATTGAAGCACATACATGCAGCTAGCTAGTTGAACACACGCTCAAACAAATATGTTCGCTTCTGATGGTCATGGCCACCTAAGTAACCTGAACCATCACTCGGGGGGTGCTTCAAGGACTGAGTGCAGGCGTAGCACTTGCTGAAGTCAAGCCCTTTCCTAGATTGAGGTGGAgtagggacaagcatattatagtaACCACCTGCAGAATGAACAACAAAATCTCAATAACACTGAGCGCCTGGATGTTTCATACATTTATACTGCGTCAAACAggtgaaaaaaaaaactaaaatgaaATTGCAGGAAACAAGTGAATATTACCAGTatatttcagtttcaagctaagtAAACTTTTTTTACGCCTCACATGTTAAGTAGAGCAATGAAAGAAGAACATACATAACAAGGCGAATGCAGATTTCACAGGTGTATTAATAATCAATTAAAAAACACAAACCTTTCTGAAACAGAACACCAACCAGAATGGTCGAAGTATAATGCACACTTCTAACAATCATTTTATCAATCCAATTAAAACTACATCTAATTTTCTACTCTCACTTTTTCGGTGTCACATTGATTAGTGTGATCTAATGTCCACACGTTCAACATGAAATTCTAAAAAGAAAGTGAGATATAAAGGGGGTCTGGTTTCACAGTTGCTACTCAAGTTGTCATCAGAGTGTCACCATATCTTATTCTTACAATAAGAAAACGAAAGCACAAATTATTGCAGATGTGTGGAACCATACAAGTTAGAAGTCTAAGCAAGCTTACCTTCACAGGCTGATTCCAAGGAAACACAACATCGCACTACGTAGGTTTCACCGTCTCGTTTACCACAGTCCTCTATCTCGGCAAAAAATAGTTTCTTCTTATCCTTACGCTTCGCAATAAAATTCAGATGCACAAAGTACCCTCTATCCTCCCAGAAAGATCTAGAGAGCAACATCTTGCATAACTCAAACTTAACCTGAATTTTCACACAGAGGAAGGAATGATGATTAACAAATCATGCTATATTTGTAAAGTAATATATAGATAAAATCGCCCATAAAAGTTAGTTTGGCTTTCACGAATAGGTTTAGCATGATGACAACCTGATCTAACATTGGCATGAAGAAAATAATATAAATATAAATGCATAAGGTAATCAGATAAAAGGAAACACTCATATTTTGAACGAGTTTCCCAAACTGAATTTGGCTTCATAACACCATCAGGTATGAAAACTAGAAGAATGAAAACGAACTTAAGCATGTGCGCTATGCGGGTGACTGGTAGTACCAGCTAGTGATCCTGAACTGATATCTCAACTAAGATATCTAGTGGCATGGAGTAAGTCAAGCCCTCGACAGTGATTAAATTGAAACTTTGAAGCAGAAATTAAGTAGCCAAGTGACAAGATTATTGCACCTTTCTCCTCTTGTTGTAGCTCGCTAAAGCCAATTCTGACAAATAAGTTTGCTCCTTGGTCACCTCGAAGTTAAATACTCTTTCTTCCATCTCCTCCACTGGAACATTCTTGCACCTACAAACAATAACAGAAACAGAGTGTCAGAGTATTAAAAAATCGATGAGTACGCATAACAAGTGAAGAGAGTCTGTAGTAACTGAAATTATGCCTTTTGCCACATTGCTCAAAAGCATGAGGAGATCATGTACAGAGTTTCACATGGACCAAGAGCAAATAAATAATAATCACTGAAAGAGATTCCGTAGTGACTAAAATTAGCATGCCTTTTACTACCGCATTGCTTAAAAGACAGATTAATTCTTTGTTCGAAGGGAGAGGTGGTGGAATAGTACCGTATTTCCTCCATTAGAGGGGAGTGGTCGATCATGAATCCACCATTCTCATCCAGGTACAGGCTGCCGTGCTGATGGACATAATTCCGAATGGTTGCGCCAGCCCGTCCGGCCGCCTTGTAGTGCAGGGTGCACATATCGTCGCCCTCCTTGTCCTCCAGCGCATCTAGCTCCTCCGGCGTGATCGGGGGCCCGATGGTGTCGGAGGTGGCCACCAGGGTGCGTACCTTGCCCGACGGAGATGGGATCAGGACAGGGGACGGCCACGGACGGTTGAGCACGGCGCGCACCGGAGACGGAGCGTCGCTGAAGGGCTCctcctccgacgacgacgacgacgacgactgttGGGCAATCGGGGAGGGTCGATGAGCCGAGACTGCGTCTTCCTGAACCGGTCGATGTGCCGCAGCCGCAGCCCCATCATCATCCATGGAGGTGAATGATTCGAACGTATCCAAGTCGTCGACTTCCGATTTCAGCAGCTCCGATTTGCAAAATTCGGCCGCCCTCGAGTCCTGGGTAGGGAGAGGTGCTGGACCTGCCTGCTGGTGTTGCCTGATTGCCCCGGGAGTATGCAGAATCGATGTTGGTTTACCCTACT
Coding sequences within it:
- the LOC127344638 gene encoding uncharacterized protein, with protein sequence MDDDGAAAAAHRPVQEDAVSAHRPSPIAQQSSSSSSSEEEPFSDAPSPVRAVLNRPWPSPVLIPSPSGKVRTLVATSDTIGPPITPEELDALEDKEGDDMCTLHYKAAGRAGATIRNYVHQHGSLYLDENGGFMIDHSPLMEEIRCKNVPVEEMEERVFNFEVTKEQTYLSELALASYNKRRKVKFELCKMLLSRSFWEDRGYFVHLNFIAKRKDKKKLFFAEIEDCGKRDGETYVVRCCVSLESACEGGYYNMLVPTPPQSRKGLDFSKCYACTQSLKHPPSDGSGYLGGHDHQKRTYLFERVFN